A region of the Pseudomonas sp. A34-9 genome:
ACGTAACGCACGACTCGCTCGCGAGTGGGCTGGACGCGAAGATGTACCGGTTTACGCCGGTGCGCCGAAGCCGCTGATGCGCACGCCGATCTACGCCGAGAACATCCATGGCAAGGAAGGCCTGTCGGGTGTCGCCGTGCACGAACCGAAAAAGGGGCTGGCTGAAGGCAATGCCGTCAACTACCTGATCGACACGCTGAAAAAAGCCAAGCCGCACAGCATCACCATTGCCATGCTCGGTCCGCAGACCAACCTGGCGCTGGCGCTGATCCAGGAGCCGGAAATTGTTCAGGGCATCAAGGAAGTGGTGATCATGGGCGGTGCGCACTTCAACGGCGGCAACATCACGCCGGTGGCCGAATTTAACCTGTTTGCTGACCCGCAAGCGGCTGAAGTGGTCCTGAAAAGCGGCGTGAAACTGACCTACCTGCCGCTGGACGTGACCCACAAGATTCTCACCAGTGACGCGCGCCTGAAACAGATCGCAGCACTGAACAACAACGCCAGCAAGATTGTCGGTGACATCCTCAACGAGTACATCAAAGGCGACATGGAACACTACGGTATTCCGGGTGGCCCGGTGCATGACGCTACCGTTGTGGCTTATCTGCTCAAGCCGGAACTGTTCACCGGTCGTTCGGTGAATGTTGTGGTGGATAGTCGTGAAGGGCCGACTTTTGGTCAGACCATCGTCGATTGGTACGACGGCCTGAAGGCGCCTAAAAATGCGTTCTGGGTGGAAAATGGCGACGCGCAAGGCTTCTTTGACTTGCTGACCGAGCGTCTGAAACGCTTGAAGTAAGGCTGAAACCCGCAGGTGCCAATCTGCGGGTTTTTATTCTCTCTCGGTATCATGTGCGACCTTGTGGTCATGCTGATACCGCTCGAACACTTGAGCGATAAACGTTTGTGCGCCCTGTGTTCCCATCGTCTTGACCAGCAGGTCTATGCTGATCAACGCCAGCTCCTCCGGACTGCCCGGGCTATATGAGCTGTGCCCCTTCGGCCACAGGACTCTGATGTCGGCGGTGATGCTTACGGTGCTCATGAGTGCGCTCGAAAAGTCGGGAATGTATGGCAGCGAGTTAACCATTTTGTCGGGCGTTTGGCACTGCGACTTAGGCATGGACGGAGCGCTATGCGACACTTGGTCTTTTAAGGCTTTCCAAGGATCGTGCTGTGCAGATCGATTTGAACACCCCTGACGGGCTCACGCTCGACGCAGTGCGCCGGTTGCTCGCTTCGGCCAGTGATGACGAACACACGCAACTGCGCGTGACCAAGGGCGGGATCGCTTACATTTCTTCCGGCGTTACCGGTGGGCAGGATATCGACGGTTTGCTGTTTCGCCTGGAAACCTGGGCCAAGGGTTCAGGGTACGTGGGCAATGTCGCGGCCAGCGACGAGGTGTGGGTGATGCAGATTTTCAATGCCCTGAAAGACAACTGGCCGAATCCGCCGTATGACTACATCGACGTTTACTGAGCGCCGTTAATATTCAGTCACGATTGATTGCTGAAGTGGCGCGTGCCGCTCAGGCACACTCGGCGTTTTTCCGGTCGTGGGGCAGGGTGATGGCCTTGGCTGTGAAACCAAACGCCGG
Encoded here:
- a CDS encoding nucleoside hydrolase; this encodes MQRYAQKLYQIIRSLLLLSVITATGAQAAEKIDLIIDTDPGADDVVALLFALASPDELNIRALTTVAGNVRLDKTSRNARLAREWAGREDVPVYAGAPKPLMRTPIYAENIHGKEGLSGVAVHEPKKGLAEGNAVNYLIDTLKKAKPHSITIAMLGPQTNLALALIQEPEIVQGIKEVVIMGGAHFNGGNITPVAEFNLFADPQAAEVVLKSGVKLTYLPLDVTHKILTSDARLKQIAALNNNASKIVGDILNEYIKGDMEHYGIPGGPVHDATVVAYLLKPELFTGRSVNVVVDSREGPTFGQTIVDWYDGLKAPKNAFWVENGDAQGFFDLLTERLKRLK